The following are encoded together in the Streptomyces sp. NBC_00341 genome:
- a CDS encoding zf-HC2 domain-containing protein, producing the protein MTAEPGKGPHMRQRLGAYVLDALPAPEALEVSRHLQNCDLCAADYVAVAEAAALLPLLSEEDLLE; encoded by the coding sequence ATGACCGCAGAGCCCGGGAAGGGACCGCACATGAGACAACGGCTCGGCGCCTACGTGCTGGACGCGCTCCCGGCCCCGGAGGCGCTGGAGGTCTCCCGCCATCTGCAGAACTGCGACCTCTGCGCCGCGGACTACGTCGCGGTGGCCGAGGCCGCGGCCCTGCTCCCGCTGCTCAGCGAGGAGGACCTCCTGGAGTAG